From Candidatus Methylacidiphilales bacterium, one genomic window encodes:
- the trmB gene encoding tRNA (guanosine(46)-N7)-methyltransferase TrmB, whose product METLYPNPDQPFEIDLGAGDGGFVIQSAMQYPEINFLAIERLKGRAMKIAKKADQLGLRNVRVLRLDALYSLEYLVPKRSVSCLHLLFPDPWPKRRHAKYRLLQMPFLKALRRVLKTGGYFHFATDDLNYWQQGLALIASCPVFYKCDFPRALPLTDFEQMWLASGRTSHHAWWRYLE is encoded by the coding sequence TTGGAAACGTTATACCCTAATCCAGATCAACCTTTTGAGATCGACCTCGGTGCGGGCGACGGTGGCTTTGTGATTCAATCTGCCATGCAGTATCCTGAGATAAACTTTCTCGCCATCGAACGGCTCAAAGGACGGGCGATGAAGATAGCCAAGAAAGCTGACCAGCTGGGCCTGCGAAACGTTCGCGTCTTGCGTTTGGATGCTCTTTACTCTCTAGAATATCTAGTCCCCAAACGTTCCGTATCTTGCCTACACCTGCTTTTCCCTGATCCTTGGCCGAAGCGACGCCACGCCAAATATCGATTGCTCCAGATGCCTTTTTTAAAGGCTTTAAGAAGGGTCTTGAAAACTGGCGGCTATTTCCATTTTGCCACAGATGATTTAAACTACTGGCAACAAGGACTCGCTCTGATAGCCTCATGCCCTGTTTTCTATAAGTGCGATTTCCCAAGAGCTTTGCCATTAACAGATTTTGAACAGATGTGGCTCGCAAGTGGAAGAACCTCTCACCATGCTTGGTGGCGATACTTAGAGTAA